From the Hymenobacter yonginensis genome, one window contains:
- a CDS encoding glycosyltransferase produces MLFLTLFLSGWFLILAASTLLLATRRGSLPGPLPQLLPRVSLLIAARNEAAAIGRCLQSVRQLEYPAHLLEVLLGDDGSTDGTAAVATQAMEGFGGTFRVVPIQETLGLARGKANVLAHLTRAATTDFFLITDADIAVPRTWVSALLAHAQPGIGTVTGLTLVQGPRLFDKLQGLDWLISLGLVQVVSDLGRPVTAMGNNMLVTRAAYEATGGYEALPFSVTEDFELFRATLRHGFGYRILFRPEVLAESLPMPTFGALLHQRRRWSRGVESLPWWLKGGLLYYAGFYPALLALWWLAGPLVAGLVLLAKMLLQGLLAALCFRRAGRRAPLHLLPLFELYTPALTAALAIFRLLPLSFDWKGRRYR; encoded by the coding sequence TTGCTGTTCCTCACGCTTTTTCTTTCCGGGTGGTTTCTGATTCTGGCGGCTTCCACGCTGCTGCTGGCCACGCGGCGCGGGAGCCTGCCGGGGCCGCTGCCGCAGCTGTTGCCGCGCGTGAGTTTGCTGATTGCGGCCCGCAACGAGGCGGCGGCCATCGGGCGCTGCCTGCAGTCCGTCCGGCAACTGGAGTACCCGGCGCATTTGCTGGAAGTACTGCTCGGTGATGATGGCTCCACCGACGGTACCGCCGCCGTAGCCACCCAGGCAATGGAGGGCTTCGGCGGCACGTTTCGGGTGGTGCCCATTCAGGAGACGCTGGGACTGGCCCGCGGCAAGGCCAACGTGCTGGCCCACCTCACCCGCGCCGCCACTACCGACTTTTTCCTCATCACCGATGCCGACATTGCCGTGCCTCGCACTTGGGTTTCGGCGCTGCTGGCCCACGCGCAGCCGGGTATCGGCACCGTGACGGGCCTCACGCTGGTGCAGGGCCCGCGTTTGTTTGATAAGCTACAGGGCCTCGACTGGCTGATTTCGCTGGGGCTGGTGCAGGTGGTGTCGGATCTGGGTCGGCCCGTGACGGCCATGGGCAACAACATGCTGGTGACGCGCGCCGCCTACGAAGCCACCGGCGGCTACGAGGCGCTGCCGTTTTCCGTCACCGAGGACTTTGAGCTGTTTCGGGCCACGCTGCGCCACGGCTTTGGTTACCGGATTCTGTTCCGCCCCGAGGTGCTGGCTGAGAGTTTGCCCATGCCCACGTTTGGCGCGCTGCTGCACCAGCGTCGCCGCTGGAGCCGGGGCGTGGAAAGCCTGCCGTGGTGGCTGAAAGGCGGTTTGCTGTACTATGCGGGCTTCTATCCGGCGCTGCTGGCGCTCTGGTGGCTGGCCGGGCCGCTGGTGGCCGGGCTGGTGCTGCTGGCCAAAATGCTGCTGCAGGGGCTGCTGGCCGCGCTCTGTTTCCGCCGCGCCGGCCGCCGCGCCCCACTGCACCTGCTGCCGCTGTTCGAACTCTACACGCCCGCCCTCACCGCCGCCCTGGCCATCTTCCGCCTGCTGCCGCTGTCGTTTGACTGGAAGGGGAGAAGGTATCGCTAG
- a CDS encoding TatD family hydrolase → MHFTDSHAHVYSEQFKPDQDDMLNRAFEAGVQTILMPNIDHESIDAMLETEARFPQQCHAMMGLHPCHVTKNFERELYEVEDWLGKRPFAAVGECGIDLHWDKTTLGIQQEALRVQIELAKKHQLPLVLHTREAFRETTDLIEAGQDGTLRGVYHCFSGTVAEAEEAIRLGFLLGIGGVVTFKNGGLDKVLPGIALEHLLLETDCPYLAPMPHRGKRNEPAYLPLIARRIATLLGKTEAEVVEATTHNARQLFKL, encoded by the coding sequence ATGCATTTCACCGATTCCCACGCCCACGTTTATTCCGAGCAGTTCAAGCCCGACCAAGATGACATGCTCAACCGCGCCTTTGAGGCCGGCGTGCAGACCATCCTCATGCCCAACATCGACCACGAAAGCATCGACGCCATGCTGGAAACTGAGGCGCGCTTTCCGCAGCAGTGCCACGCCATGATGGGTTTGCATCCGTGCCACGTCACCAAAAACTTCGAGCGGGAGCTGTACGAGGTGGAAGACTGGCTGGGGAAGCGGCCGTTTGCGGCGGTAGGGGAGTGCGGCATCGACCTGCACTGGGACAAAACCACCCTCGGCATTCAGCAGGAGGCGCTGCGGGTGCAGATCGAGCTGGCCAAAAAGCACCAGCTGCCGCTGGTGCTGCACACCCGCGAGGCCTTCCGCGAAACCACCGACCTTATCGAGGCTGGGCAGGACGGCACGCTGCGCGGCGTGTACCACTGCTTTTCGGGTACCGTAGCCGAGGCCGAAGAGGCTATCCGGTTGGGCTTCCTGCTGGGCATTGGGGGCGTGGTCACGTTCAAGAACGGCGGCCTCGACAAGGTGCTGCCCGGCATAGCGCTGGAGCACCTGCTGCTCGAAACCGACTGCCCCTACCTGGCCCCGATGCCGCACCGCGGCAAGCGCAACGAGCCGGCCTACCTGCCCCTCATTGCCCGGCGCATCGCCACGCTGCTCGGCAAAACCGAAGCCGAAGTAGTGGAAGCCACCACCCACAACGCCCGGCAGCTGTTCAAGCTGTAA